One region of Dysidea avara chromosome 1, odDysAvar1.4, whole genome shotgun sequence genomic DNA includes:
- the LOC136249077 gene encoding uncharacterized protein: MAAMDDLIEEVDIKDDHKRPKLFLALLPIMLQCITTPLWLVISVPCLPLFILGLFIWGLPPIIPAWSTFYKCFVAVFTDGKPEDNIPWTNRVLLFLLFLDTLIKVPVNGVCWYVDELVYFSYHKVKIEDPVFMMTAPRTGSTQLSDYLQDDKENFIAPTVAETMFPYIWVWKIFVPIAVQLGLDKRLFNFSIFGQESFKRHVAVILKPDTWDFLLRFWHFGVISLYLDASFFCWGFSFSKLDEPNCHHEDFFQRLVPFTDCMMKKVMYYRGNPKQRVLLKGHFVVNASTLEQQYPKGKFFAVVRNPLDCIPSYINLLKACVEDGPGKTIYGLSPATWKVLRDHVIRTQVPFCEQKMSFYKEPADNKLVIPFTMYVNNLSTTLQRIYSFCDIPIPDDVMSNAVRKQSTTHDYTKLKASYDSKFSKSLASLGVNEKKLREKLSKYIEWMNGLEDHKKTN; encoded by the coding sequence ATGGCAGCTATGGATGATCTGATAGAAGAGGTTGACATTAAAGATGATCACAAACGTCCAAAGTTGTTTTTAGCACTTTTGCCAATTATGTTACAGTGCATTACCACACCTTTGTGGCTTGTCATATCTGTACCTTGTCTACCATTATTTATATTGGGTCTCTTCATATGGGGATTACCTCCAATAATACCAGCTTGGTCAACATTCTACAAATGTTTTGTGGCTGTATTCACTGATGGTAAGCCAGAAGATAACATTCCTTGGACTAATAGAGTGTTGCTGTTTTTGCTGTTTTTGGATACTCTAATCAAAGTACCAGTCAATGGAGTGTGTTGGTATGTAGATGAACTGGTATATTTTTCGTACCACAAGGTTAAAATTGAGGATCCAGTGTTTATGATGACGGCACCTCGTACTGGATCAACTCAGCTGTCTGATTACTTGCAAGATGACAAAGAGAACTTTATTGCTCCTACAGTAGCTGAAACAATGTTCCCTTACATTTGGGTGTGGAAGATATTTGTGCCAATTGCAGTACAATTAGGACTGGACAAACGTTTATTCAATTTTAGTATTTTTGGCCAAGAATCATTCAAACGTCATGTAGCTGTGATTCTGAAACCTGATACTTGGGATTTTTTATTACGATTTTGGCATTTTGGTGTCATTAGCTTGTACTTGGATGCATCCTTCTTCTGTTGGGGTTTTTCATTTTCTAAATTAGATGAACCCAACTGTCATCATGAGGATTTTTTTCAGAGGCTTGTGCCATTCACTGATTGTATGATGAAGAAGGTGATGTACTATCGTGGTAATCCTAAACAGCGGGTATTATTAAAAGGACACTTTGTAGTAAACGCCAGCACCCTTGAGCAACAATACCCCAAAGGAAAATTTTTTGCTGTGGTAAGAAATCCATTAGATTGCATTCCTAGTTATATTAATTTGCTGAAAGCTTGTGTTGAAGATGGACCAGGCAAAACAATATATGGCTTATCTCCTGCTACATGGAAAGTACTTCGTGATCATGTGATACGTACACAAGTTCCTTTTTGTGAACAAAAGATGTCATTTTACAAagagcctgcagacaataagcTTGTTATTCCATTCACCATGTATGTGAACAATTTGAGTACTACTCTTCAACGTATTTACTCATTTTGTGATATCCCAATACCAGATGATGTGATGTCTAATGCTGTTAGAAAGCAAAGCACCACACATGATTATACTAAACTCAAAGCTAGTTATGATTCTAAATTCAGCAAAAGTCTAGCAAGTTTAGGAGTGAATGAAAAGAAGTTGAGGGAAAAGCTTAGTAAATATATTGAATGGATGAATGGTTTAGAAGATCATAAAAAGACAAACTAA
- the LOC136259541 gene encoding uncharacterized protein has protein sequence MDDLIEEVDITDDHQQPKLISALMAILFQCVTTLLWLAISVPCLPLFVLGLFIWGLPPIIPAWSTFCKFFMAVFTEGEPKDNIPWTNWVLLFLLFFDVLIKVPINGLCWYIDEFLYSSYHKVNIEEPVFMITAHRSGSTQLCNYLQDDKENFIAPTVAEAMFPYIWVWKIFAPIALQLGLDKRLHNFSVFGPESIKRHHSVILKTDTWDSLARFWHFGVFSLYLGSPFMCWGFSFIKSDNPKYHNGEFFQSFVHFTNCMMKKVMYYRGKPKQRILIKGHFLLNAKILEHQYPKSKFFAVVRNPVDRFCSCINMVKAVAEDGPGNTQYGLFPATWRVIRDYVICTQIPYCEQEMLFYKEPADNKFVIPFTMYVNNLSATLQRIYSFCDIPIPDDVMSNAVRIQHTTHDYTRRRANYDPKFNKSLVNLGVNEKKLRERLREYIEWIKSVEDYKKTD, from the coding sequence ATGGATGATTTAATAGAAGAGGTTGACATCACTGATGACCATCAGCAACCAAAGTTGATTTCTGCACTAATGGCTATTTTGTTTCAGTGCGTTACCACACTTTTGTGGCTTGCCATATCTGTACCTTGTCTACCATTATTTGTATTGGGTCTCTTCATATGGGGACTACCTCCAATAATACCAGCTTGGTCAACATTCTGTAAGTTTTTTATGGCTGTGTTTACTGAGGGGGAGCCAAAAGATAACATACCTTGGACTAATTGGGTGTTACTGTTTTTGCTGTTTTTTGATGTCCTGATTAAAGTACCCATTAATGGGTTGTGTTGGTACATAGATGAATTTTTATATTCTTCATACCACAAAGTTAACATTGAGGAGCCAGTGTTCATGATTACAGCACATCGCAGTGGTTCTACTCAGCTTTGTAATTACTTACAAGATGATAAAGAGAACTTTATTGCTCCCACAGTAGCTGAAGCAATGTTCCCTTACATTTGGGTGTGGAAGATATTTGCACCAATTGCATTACAATTAGGACTGGACAAACGTTTACATAATTTCAGTGTTTTTGGTCCAGAGTCAATTAAGCGTCATCATTCTGTAATATTGAAAACTGATACTTGGGATAGTTTAGCACGGTTTTGGCATTTTGGTGTTTTTAGTTTGTACTTGGGTTCACCATTCATGTGCTGGGGATTTTCATTTATCAAATCAGATAATCCAAAATATCATAATGGAGAATTTTTTCAGAGTTTTGTGCATTTCACTAACTGtatgatgaagaaagtgatgtaCTATCGTGGTAAACCCAAACAGCGAATATTAATTAAAGGACATTTTTTGTTAAATGCTAAGATCCTTGAACACCAATATCCTAAAAGTAAATTTTTTGCTGTAGTACGAAATCCAGTGGATCGTTTTTGTAGTTGCATCAATATGGTTAAAGCTGTTGCTGAAGATGGGCCTGGCAATACTCAGTATGGCTTGTTCCCTGCTACATGGAGAGTCATTCGTGATTATGTAATATGTACACAAATTCCTTACTGTGAGCAAGAAATGTTATTTTACAAAGAGCCTGCAGATAACAAGTTTGTTATTCCATTCACCATGTATGTGAACAATTTGAGTGCTACTCTTCAACGTATTTACTCATTTTGTGATATTCCAATACCAGATGATGTGATGTCTAATGCTGTTAGAATACAACACACCACACATGATTATACCAGACGCAGAGCCAACTATGATCCTAAATTCAACAAGAGTCTAGTAAATTTGGGAGTGAATGAAAAGAAGTTGAGGGAAAGGCTCCGTGAATATATTGAGTGGATTAAAAGTGTTGAAGATTATAAAAAGACAGATTAA